The sequence taattaataaagttTTCATAATGTTTTTGACATCTTCATAGGCAGAATAATAGTATGAAACATAGGATGGGCAGGAACTCATTATGCTTATTTTTTGCATATAAGATATTCTGaaatccaggggctcctgggtggattgtcagttgagcatccaactcttgattttgactaaGGTCATGATTCCAAGATTGTGGGACTtggccctacatcaggctctgtgctaagcatagaacctgcttaagattctctctctctcttgctctctttctccctctgcccttcactctctctttcctctaaaaaaataaataaagagagttTGTGAAATCCAATCTAACATCTTTAAGCCTTTGGTGGAGCCTATGGTAGCTTATCAAACTGCCACAATGGAGCTCCTTTGAAAACACATTCAAGATATAGACCATGTCTTATCAACTTTCCACTCATGCCCAGTAACCTATACACACAATGcaacacacgcacgcacacacatgcacacacacacacacacacacacacactgcaacacacacacatgttatATAGTAATCattcaataaaatgtttgtttgataAGTGACTCAGTATTGCATTCTGACCTCCCTGATTTTGCAATGCTTTGCTCTTCTGAATAAAACTCATATGTTGTGTCCTGAAACTCTGTTCATCTTGTTATCCAAAGCCAAGTTCAAACAACACCTAGTTTTTGGAGGGGTTATTCAGAGTCCCCAAGGAACTtgaacttttctttcatttaaacaCTTGGTGGTACTTTTCATTCCCACTTTATACAAAGGCCACTTTCTTCACTGCCTTACTGTTAACACTGGGTTTTACGTTGCACAGAAAGGAATGCTATGTCCCATTTTAACTGCTACTTTTACTTTTAGGAGAtaaattcatatgtttattgaGAGCCTAGTCTACTCCAGGTATGTTacaagaaagggaaatgaaattaatgtttattgatattATACAAAGTATccacataatatttatattacctTTTAGACCTCACAATCAGATTAGGAGCTAATTTATGTTACTTCATTTTTGTGGATTAAAAACCAAAGATGAGGGGGattgctgacttttttttccagtaagCAAGAGTCAGCATCAAGGTCAGTCTCTCTGAATAAAAATCTGCATTCTTTTCATTGTACATCaactcttcattatttttaaatgtatctttataATCAACTTTTATGGGTACACGATTTATATTTCAGGGCCAAACTCTAGTCAAATAAtatgcttaagaaaaaaagattttagtatCCATCATCTTGCTGACTGCCTCCTTGACATCCTTATTTCTCAGACTGTAGATCAAGGGATTCAGCATAGGAATCACCACTGTGTAAAACACAGACGCCACTTTCACTGTGTTCCTCGAGTTTTTGGAGTTAGGAACACAGTAGAGGAAGAGGATGGTTCCATGGAAGATGGTGATGGCTGTCAGGTGGGAGGCACAGGTGGAGAAGACTTTGCGAGGACCACTGGCTGAACGCATCTTGAGGATGGTGACAATGATAAACACATAAGACATGAGAATGATGAGCAGTGTACTGACCTCATTAAAGGtggcaaaaatgaaaagcagCAACTGATTGATGTAAATatcagagcaagacagagacagcaatGCAGAGAACTCACAGAAGAAGTGATTGATTGTGTTGAAACCCTGGAAAGATAACCTGATAGCAGAACATGTGAGTATCAGGGAACATGCTACTCCCCATGTGTATGATCCGACCACCAGCATGGCACAGAGTTTCTGGGACATGGTCACTGTGTAGAGCAGAGGGTTGCAGATGGCCACaaagcggtcataggccatcacaGCCAATAAAAAGGATTCAGCTACCACAAaggtacaaaagaaaaagaattgtactACACATCCTGAAAGTGAAATGGTCCTGTCTTCTACAACTAGGTTTGCCAGGGTCTTGGGAACAATGATGGAGGAAGAGCAGAAATCCACAAATGAGAGGTGGctgaggaaaaagtacatgggggtgtgcagTTTGGAGCTAATCTTGATTATAACTATCATCCCAATATTTCCTACAACAGTGACACCGTAGATGgccaaaaaaatcaagaagagagGGACTTGCAGTTCTGGGTAATCTGAGAAGACCAAGAGAGTGAACACAGCcccagttttatttctctctgacaGTAACATGATGGTTTCTGCTTGTCATAATCTGAACTggtcctgaaaataaaaatattaaagagagtGAACATCTAAGAAGCTTGCCTATCTGCCCCTTACACCACTGGAAGATGAAGCAAAATgtcttttcataatttctttatgtgtttgttaGCAAGATATGCTatctaatatttgaaaatatgcaaaacagtttttaaatgctctttaaggtaaaaaacaatataattattgaattaaaaaattttaagtctttggggtgcctggctgactagagcatgcgactcttgatctcggcgttttaagttcaagacccacattgggtgtagagattatgtaaataaataaataaagaaacaaacaaacaaataagttgATAGATAAAACCTTTAAAGATTGTTTAAGTTCTTAActgtaaattttaatatttataagtaGTATATGAGATAAAGGGatttatggttattttaaatCAAACTTCCCATAAAGTTTTCAGTTTCCCTTGAACATTAGAAGTTCATAAAAGATACACCTAGGATAATATAATGACTGATTATGCCAGCCTTATAATCAgtacaaaaatgagaaatttccAAACAAATTAATGTCTACAACATATGTTTACACTatgacattaagaaaaaacacCCATAACACTTTATGTTACATTTCACAAAGtactttaatctttttctttctgactcaGTAAATCTGATATCAAATAAACCTTAACTTGTTTTTCAGGATATTCTTCTCAACAAATGGGCTCTTAATTGTCCAATCTTTCCTCATGGCTTGATAAATAATTAGAACAGGTGATAAAGATAATCGTGTCCACTTCCTTATTCTAGGGGTGATAAAAGAAACCTTGACTTTCCCAACTATATGCAAGTAGGGACTAATGTACGTATCTGTGACTAGTGTCCTGATTGGTGTCCCAGCCATGTGTCCATTCCTACACACCAGACTCTGACCCATGTTCTAGGTCTAGATACCAGGAAACTGTTAATCATCTCTCTGTTAAGGCTATCTCTGGTCCCACAACCCAAGAAATAGTTTCAGATGGCCCATCAATAAAGATATCGGATCATATTCAAGACTGAGAGCTTAATGGACCTCTCTGTCCCTATAGTCAGTCATACATCTGAGTATTAAAGACAACCTCAAAAGACATCCATCATGAAGCTAGACGTTCTCATTATCACACTTCTtgcataatataatatttaacttACTAAGACTTTTCaggtttcattttaaatgaatgtgaTATTCAACACGATGATTCTTGCATCCCAAATACTATTATTAGATGGTTGGTAAAATCTTTCTCTACCATTGAGTCCAAGAAATATAACAGCTGAAATCTTCTCCACTTTGTTTTCCctattttgttctaatttttctctaatttttttctgctttatcgTCTTAATTAAAGCTggtcccttttaatttttttcactagaGAGTCTATTCAATCTCTGCTAGTTTCATTTTACTTAAACCTTCTCTATCTTACCTTGACTATATCTTCTGTAACTTACAGAAACAGAACAATGCACATTCCTGAAGTTCTCAGACCTCTTCTATCCTCCCACCCAGGGTACCCCTTGTTCATCTGAGCCAGTCCCTCTAAGACAAAACCGTGTAGCATAAATGCACTTTCTCTTCCTTGCGTGTTCAGATATGTTACTTTTGTAGTGACTAAATAATTCTCAAGAACTGTCTGGATCTAAGGGTAATTTTCCCTACTGTGCTGCTTCCCAGATACCCTACATTGAAATTAATATCAATCGGTCTCTAGAATCTGAAAACAAACCTGCTGATGGCAAAAGTAAAGCCACTCTTGGTTGGGACTGATGGTATATTCTTATATCTATACTACAACCTTTGGGACATGAGCCCTAGAGATTATGTCTTGCCCCATTCCCTTGAGGTCatgaaataaacaattaaaattaatcatttttctctGATGTAATGCTTGAAACCTTGGAGCAGCATTAggaaaattttatacaaaaatttatataaatgtattttagattttattaatttagtctggaagaaaaggagagagagagtgtgggaggggcagagacagagagagaataccaagcaggctccacactgtcagcacagagcccagtgtggggcttgaactcatgaaccatgaaatcatgacctgtgccaaaaccaagagtcagacatttagccaactgagccatccaggtgcccccaaaatgttctattttaaaatcacttctcCAACCCCTGATTAGTCCCATATATACCTACAACCATTATAAAAGTTATGGAATTATAAAAACCATCCTTATCAAATATTGAGTGGCTACCATATAGCAGGCGTAACTGTCTTCCTCCCTGCCATCCACTCTGACCCTGTTGGAGAAGGGTGAAGATCCCTCCTTTAGGTCATCATGATTCACTAAGAGTtaaagcataaatatttaaaggttAAATATCAAGTTGGGAAAATAGTCCCTTTGAAACCTTGTCCTATTCTATTACTCTTAACCACCTCTGCTTCTTCGATCTAGTCTGacctctttgtttttgtgttttgctttatgttttccaaaaaatattaCTGACTCTTTCTTTATGGTCTTTTCTCCTCATGTTTCCTGCACACTGAAATGCTTTCCCTTAAGTTTTTGTTCAAATGCAGCTTTTCAGTGAAATCTTCTATGAACATACTGTTTTACTTCAGGAGTTACTCTACTACCTAATTGAGTGATTAAAATACTTCACATggttcaaatgtatttttaataataattaatttctttaattgtaTATTGCCTGCTAAAATAAAAGTTCCAGGAAAGCAGAGATCATTCATTGCTTTGTTCACTAATATATCCCAAGTTCCTAGATGAATGAGTAGCATAAAGTCAGTGCACCATGAATCTTCATTGAACAATAAATATGACTTTCCAAAGAAACTGGGAATAGAACCAAACtaccagaactatgagaaatttCAGTGCAGAGAGGAGATAGTTCACAAAGAATGATAAGGATGTTTTAAAAGTGGTTCTTGAAACTGCAGtcacaataaacaaaatacaaacaaaccaaaaaaaaaatgtccactcctctgaacttcctttttttaaaaacttttttccttaacgcttatttattattgagagacagagagagacagagcacgagcatgggacgggcagagagaggaggagacacagaatctgaagcagactc is a genomic window of Acinonyx jubatus isolate Ajub_Pintada_27869175 chromosome D1, VMU_Ajub_asm_v1.0, whole genome shotgun sequence containing:
- the LOC106986199 gene encoding olfactory receptor 5D18, which encodes MLLSERNKTGAVFTLLVFSDYPELQVPLFLIFLAIYGVTVVGNIGMIVIIKISSKLHTPMYFFLSHLSFVDFCSSSIIVPKTLANLVVEDRTISLSGCVVQFFFFCTFVVAESFLLAVMAYDRFVAICNPLLYTVTMSQKLCAMLVVGSYTWGVACSLILTCSAIRLSFQGFNTINHFFCEFSALLSLSCSDIYINQLLLFIFATFNEVSTLLIILMSYVFIIVTILKMRSASGPRKVFSTCASHLTAITIFHGTILFLYCVPNSKNSRNTVKVASVFYTVVIPMLNPLIYSLRNKDVKEAVSKMMDTKIFFS